The stretch of DNA GGCGAAATTTGAAATCCTAGCCTGTGCCAGAAGCAAAAACGAAGTCTTGCGGCAAAGATTCGGCGTAAAAATAGCCGCGAACGAAACTGATCTAGCGCGCGAAGCGGACGCGGTCGTGCTGGCTACTAAGCCCGCTAGCTACGAGGCTATCTTGCGCCTGATCGCGCCCGAACTTGTGGACAAAATTTTGCTTCTTTTGGCGCCTAATTTTGGCATAAATCGCGCTAGGCAAATCGTAGGCGAGGGCGTTTATATCGCTCGCGCGATGCCAAATATAGCAGCTAGCATCGGAGCGTCGGCCACGGCTCTTTGCTTTGACGCTAGGTTTAGCGAGGCTAAGAAAGAGACCGTGCGCGAGATAATCTCTAAAATCGGTAAAATTTACGAGATAGACGAGGCCGAGTTTGCCGCATTTACAGGCATCGCGGGAAGCCTGCCCGCGTATGCGTGCGCCTTTATCGAGGCTGCGGCCGATGCCGGCGTGCGAGGCGGACTGCCTAGGCGGCTTTGCTACGACGCCGTCTGTGCGGCCGTGGAAGGGACGGCGCGTCTGATCCAAAGCGGCAAGCACCCTGCCGCGCTAAAAGACGAGGTCTGCTCGCCGGCGGGAACCACGATAGAAGGACTTGCCGCGCTTGAAAACGGCGGATTTCGCGGCGCCTTGATGCAGGCCGTCGCCGCTTGCATCGCCAAAGCGCGGGGTTAGGCAAATTTTTAAGGATAAAAATGAAAAATTTATTATTTGCGCTACTTGCGGCGATAAATTTATTCGCTAGCGAGCCGGGCCTTTCGCCATTGCTGGCCGCAGATACGCTAGAAAAGGTCAAAAAATGCAAAAATCCCGACCTAAACGCTACCAAAGAGTGCGTGCAAGCGGGTATGGTAGCGGCTAACTCAAAGCAAGACTACGGCGCGGCGGAGGGGTTATTTAGCCTAGCCTGCGCTAAAGGAGACGGCGAGGGCTGCTTTTATCTTGGCGAACTTTATAAAAATAATCTAGTAAAAGCCGCGGATAAGAGCGAGCGCGAGACCAAGATTAGCGCGTATTACAAGGCTAGCTGCGTCCTTTACGAGTATTTGCCGGGTTGCTTGGCGCTAGCCAATTTCATACAAGAAGAGCTAGGCGACGAGGTGCAGTCGTTTGCGATAAACAATACCCTATGTAACAAAAAATACGCTCCGGGATGCTACAACGTGGCCTGGATGATAGAGCGAACGGGGGGCGATATAGGCGAGATGATGGAGTATTACGAGCGCTCGTGTAAGCTAGGCTACGCAGGCGGCTGCGAGAGGGCGGCGTGGCTGTATGAGGGAAATTTCAACGAAAACAGATACGAGCAAGTAAAAAAAGATGCGAAAAAGGCAAAGCAAATGCGAAAAAAGGCGTGCGAGCTAGGCGATAAGCAAAGCTGTTAAATTGACAATAAGGCGTTTTGACAAAAATTTTAAAATGATAAAACTCTAGAAAGTCTTAGCATAGCCAGCAATGTAGAGTAGTAACTTTTAGCATATTTATAAATACTGTAAGAAGTTTACTAATTTGTATTTTTAAGTTTATCAAAGTCTTGCCACATTTTTTTGTGGTAAGTAGTGAAGTAAAGTCAAGTTTTTACTTCACTAGACTCAAAAGTAAAATTTTTAAAGAGCTTGTGTTTGCTTATATTTTTAGCTATCAAAACAATCAACAAAACCCATTGATAAATTTTCTACTAAATCTTATTTTAAATAAAAGTAAATATTAATTTTCTTAAATAAAGCTAAATATAACAATGTGATTTTAAGTTATTAGGTTATAAAATTTTTTTAAATTTTATTTTTAAGGATTGCAACATGAAAATGCTATTTTTAGCCCCTGTCTTAGCATGTAGTCTTGCTTTTAGTGCCGATGTCATCGCAAAAGATGCCAATATAACGCTAGATGGCAAGATGATAG from Campylobacter concisus encodes:
- the proC gene encoding pyrroline-5-carboxylate reductase; its protein translation is MKSVKIGFIGGGNMGGAMIEALWRAQYGEANAGRSFAEDERKFDGGSEACGMENLVQTDKAPRPRECEKKAKFEILACARSKNEVLRQRFGVKIAANETDLAREADAVVLATKPASYEAILRLIAPELVDKILLLLAPNFGINRARQIVGEGVYIARAMPNIAASIGASATALCFDARFSEAKKETVREIISKIGKIYEIDEAEFAAFTGIAGSLPAYACAFIEAAADAGVRGGLPRRLCYDAVCAAVEGTARLIQSGKHPAALKDEVCSPAGTTIEGLAALENGGFRGALMQAVAACIAKARG
- a CDS encoding tetratricopeptide repeat protein, coding for MKNLLFALLAAINLFASEPGLSPLLAADTLEKVKKCKNPDLNATKECVQAGMVAANSKQDYGAAEGLFSLACAKGDGEGCFYLGELYKNNLVKAADKSERETKISAYYKASCVLYEYLPGCLALANFIQEELGDEVQSFAINNTLCNKKYAPGCYNVAWMIERTGGDIGEMMEYYERSCKLGYAGGCERAAWLYEGNFNENRYEQVKKDAKKAKQMRKKACELGDKQSC